The stretch of DNA AACATGAACTGATATAATTTTATGTTGATTTACACTACTCCCTGCTAAAGACCCTGGTATGTCCTCCGCTTCATCGATTTTGGAGTTTGTGACCTCAATTGAGGTTTTGAGGCTAACAATTCCCCTGCATACTTTGAATGTCTCGTTTCCAGTTGAGATCCCTCATGTAACTTCCGGGGAAGAGGAGCCATATTACATTCAACGATTGAAAGCATTTGTAATAACATGTATAAgatcaagattcaattgattaaaaggATAAACCGAAAAAATCTATGgcctttttaaaatattttttttcttgtcccCCATCCACAATATTTATGATTACTGGATTGATTATTCCTTGAAGCTGaactaaggtaaatgattttggtttgtccagtcgaaaatatggtatgatttggtacgtattcagaccttgtatggattataacacttacaaatattgtaaacattatgcttgcacaccatttgtatcagatttatataatATAACTAAACCatgtacaggaaaacctgtttttgtgcggttttttgtgaaatgtttttttgtgcggtgtatgaaattaagcatatttgacaaagttatcgtccatttagtttttttcaatggtttatatgcattttagTGCAAACAAAAACTgtttgcgtctaaattatcaacttctcaaatcattctcatccttccatcaaatgacatgatttctatctgcaacaagtttcgacatgcaactaaaagcacaatcAGCCACGCGTAAccaaaaaggcaaagtgtcccatcacAAAGCagaaaaacaaaaggaaatcgcaCGGTggacggcgtggatttgagttattttcttggggaaactttttttaagcggtccctatctaccgcacaaaaaagttttttttttcaaattgtgtgcGAACAAGGTTtataaagctactggtgaagttttgtacaatttttttatgtgcggtccctattccccgcacaaaaaaggatTGCCTGTACTATTCCTTCAATTTCAAAAGAAAcggtgtttcacaaagttcacaCTCTGTGCTATTACCGTATGCGTGATAATGTTTGCAAACAAGGTTCCCGTTTCACCCGTGCATACAAtgctttgtttttttgcatactCGTGATCTATAATTCATATACACTGTAGTCGCTTTTTATGCGGGTGATACGtggctcgcaaaaaaaatgcgtaaaagaaaaccgcttaaattccaaaatccacgTTCAAAAcagcgtaaattccgaaattcgcgtaaaaaacccGAGTGAATTCCTAATTCCGCTTAAAAACCGTGTAAATTCCTAAAGCCGCGTGGAAAAAGGCCACGTAAAACACGCGTAAAAAACACGTAAAAACCGACTTCAGTGTAATAATATGTGAAAGAAGCCGATTTCCTTAATTTGACAGTTGCACCATGACGAAGTGGCAGCGTTTTCGTAATTTGTCCACGCACAAATGTCGCAAAATGACATTTTAATCGCCGTGGAAGTGTCTCGGTGAACCGTGAAAGAGGTTTTTGACATCGAAAGGAAAGGACATCAGAAAATTGGCCACAGGATATCCGAGGTTAGCTCAAATTGCGATGGTTATAGTAGCCATCAAAAGGAAGATCCGGTCTAATGCAGTGCAATGAATGAGAAAAATGGCGAAGGAACACGGGATCAGCGACTTTATGACACGGAAGATCGTGAAGGCAGATTGCGGGGAGAATTCGAAGACACGGAAAAAAGTCACATTGTTACCAACCGCGAGAGCTACGAGTCGAGCGatgtatgaaaatttgaatttccttAAGGGAAAAATCCGGTAATTCTGTTCACTGACGAGAGCATGTTTACCGTTGATCACGTATCAATTTCCAGAACCTATCGCTGCATTAGTTCTCTACCGGTAAAAGACGTGGCATAAAAACGTGTATCTGACCAAGCATCCTGCTAACGTTATGGTGTTTGAATTGGTAGCTCCCGATAGCAGAAAATGAAGCCGGTGTTAATTTCAGAGGGCAACTAAATAAACACGAAGATCTACATCGGAATTTTAAGTAAGTATGTTCTTCCGTGAATCAAAGATCAGTCCGAAGCCAAATGTTTTATTTCAACGTGCTGGGGCTCTGTGTCACACCTCGAAACGTACTCAGAAGTGGTTGCAGTAACATCTGTCGCTCTGGACGAAGGATATGTGACCGCCATCCGCCATCTTAATCCGTTGGATTATTCAGTATGGCGCATCACGAATGTCAAGGCCTACTCTAAGCGCCACCTGATTACAGCAAGCCTCAGACAAATATTGATCCGAACCTGGAGAGAAATGGATCCAGGCTACATTGTTAGGACCTGACCGAAATCGTGTGGAGGCCGTAATTACAGTTAGTGGAAATTCAATCGATGGTTAACATAGTTTAAGACTATGAGAAACATTTctcttataaataaaaaaaaatgaagaacgaaatttttgagatttttttttattttgacgttgCCTAATGGTGTAAACATTACGCATAAGGGTGCTGTTTATTTTGAATTCCACATTCCAAACAgttatttttgcatgatatgCGTATGTAGGATTTTCCACTATTTTACTATGAGTCCCGATGTACTTTGATAAGTTTAGACATGAGTTCGCAATGGTCGCATTTATaatgggtgttaaataaaaaatgagaattttgtcaatacctttcagtaactcaaataaagagcgtaaaattttctttctccaagaaaattgctctttgggctccctagaaacagtaggcgtgtttggttttgctagtttgaatttagtcaaagcaaagatggcgtcgaaacagcacgtgcatcgcgaacgcattgtacggttctacgaaacgcatttccagcaaggaaaaaagttcacggtggcacattttggggaagaaaatgtacctgtcagtacggtatatcgtatcctgggtttcctgaacgtagagcggaaggtcggaagtggtcctCCGGTGACGAGAAttacgaagcagaggaagacatcgttaaagaagctgtttgacaacaaggacgcaaccaaccattgatccatcggaccctcaagatggaaggaatcgtctgcaggaagaagacgaggtcgccggagtacacggaggagcagattgagacagttaaatcggtggatgaccaaaaaatatccaaaaaatatcgcgagacgtctttcgttctggacgacgaaagctattttacgctgtccaaaacgcatattccaggaaatgaaaattactactccagcgaagtgaaatacaagttcaagcaaaagtttgaaaaaaaggttatgttgtacatcgccatttccgaccggggcatttcaaagccttggtttaagccgagcggtctggcaatcaaccaacaaatctatcaagaagagtgcctcgataaaatcttgctgccgttcctgaacgagcatcacgcggatgggaagtacgtcttctggccggacaaggcgtcttcccattatgccaagaagacgctggcgtatctttaggagaaaaagataccgttcgtgccgaaagatcgtatcccaacaaacttgccacagtgccgcccaatagaggatttctttggctcactcagtgccctagtgtataaaaacaattggagggccaaggacacgaagcaactgactacaagaatccggaattgtatccggaaaatggacgtaagtgccgtacaacgttcttgtgagagcatcgcgacaaagttgcgtcgaacagtagaccacggcccttactcaaacattcactgacatttttttgaagaaaatacattatgttattaataaaaaatactgaaatcttttttttacatgtgattgaaaaaaatctcattttttatttaacacccgttaaacgATATTATTGCGCAAGAAATAGATGGacaggttattttttttaactcgtTCTTTAATGAATAGCAATTTATTCTAGGGTCATAATCAAAGAACAAAGAACAAAGAACAAAGAACAAACAAAATAAGGGGCCCTTGAACAGGATAGAGAAAACATGTGCTtgtgaaaatattttcatttcgtTTGTCAAAACGGTTAGATAGTTAAAACAAAAGCCAATATATTTTAAACCTTCTATTGAGTACATTCTTCATGTaaatgtacattagggtgccaatgaaaatggtcatctccaatttcaaaaagttacctcataaaaaatgttcatcacctcgaagaaacaccctatgccaaatatcagctcaatcggacttaagggagagtggcgcaaagtggtcatagtTTTAGttatttgaaaatcgaaaaatcacccaagagtaaaggaaatcggggtttccgaaaattatttttcgatgccaaatgtcttaaaattgcatgcaacgtcgagatctactgtcatctcgaaaaaaaaattctgtcaaaaatcgacactttggGACATTTTccgaatacgagacgaaacgtatggttttgggtaccaataaaaatagttatcttgaTATTTCATTTCGAACttgctgcaaaatgttgattcgcactataatataccctatgcaaaaaatttgctcattcgaacttcatttattagtgtcgcagacgttaaaatttcagtttcttgaaaaacgaaagatcaccgaaaagcggggtttaaaaaaagttgattttttttgcatagggtatatcatagggtgcaaatcaacatttcgcaacaagttccgaatgaataatcgagataaattattttattgccACTTAAAATCATATgcttcgtctcgtattccgaaaaaaaagtcccagagtgtcgacaaaacaaatttcgagatgacactagatctcgacgtttcatgcaattttaagacattttgcatcaaaaaaaaattcgaaaaccccgatttcctttattccccccttgggtgattttttgattttcataaaattcaaactttgaccgctttgcgccactctcccttaagtccgattgagcagatattcggcatagggtgtttttttcgaggtggtgaacatttttcatgaggtaactttttgaaatttaagggtcaatatttcccatacattcattggcaccctaatgtacatgcaTAAATTTATAGACTCCGACATTcgttgaaatttctgtttttttttctggaaaaagTTAATCTATAATCACAATAGAAGTTTAACAATCTTCTCGTTCTTTATCGATTCTCGGTTACAGTCTCCCTCTCCCTtgctcgatgttctgtatctcgatattttccttaGCTCGATGGATTTCGTAGCAcctgtctccgcccagagaggtatctgagcaATGTTCCAGAATAGTAGAGATGAGGAcagactggctacccgatgagTAGAGAAAtgatgagatcgaatatagtcaagatgttgatctatactgatcgaTGGTTTATTTACGACTGACCCTGTTcttaacatttcgtgccctatttatatgattgGTCCCATAGTGATTTGAATAATGCAATTGTTGTATGGGTTGCGTCTAGAATATTCGCCATAAACAATTGCGCTTTGTATAGCGGGTTAATTTCTATGCGTTCCTGTCTTTTGACAATTCGCTTGTTATTGTTTCTGTGTTGTGATTGTTCTGTTTTCCTCAAAGGTAAGTATTATGTGCCGTGCAATTATGTGTTCTCAATAATTATCGTTTCAGGTGATTGTTTGGGTATACGTGGATGACGATTTAAAGGTAAGTGACAATATGCATAAACATTTGTATAACAAACTAATTACTCTTTCTTCACAGGTGGGGATTCAGGTCCTTCAGCTGCGGACTCCGTCGTGCTATTAGTGTTTTGTTTTGTAGTTTTTGTTCAGTGTTGTTTATGTGTAATAAAGTGATTTTATAGAATAAAATgcgtgttgtgtttttttcaaatttctttgcTAGCCGTGACAGCACCTCTGATTGATTTTACAGCATTCTTCTCTTCATAAATCGGTACCTCCCTAATTCGATGGTCCTTTGAATATCGACTTAGGGGGAGTTGACTGTGTAATATTGTAAATTACAAATTGTAAAGATTGTTCCTTAATGGGAATACTGACGAAATGGAATTATTTACTCATAATACTCGTTATCGTATGAGGCATTGTAAATATGTAAATTTAATCACATGAAGCATAACTTTTATTCTGAGTCGCTAGGGTATGTTGGGTTATACATCATTCATATACTATTCTTCCATTTGACCAGAAATATATATAGATCGAACAAAAGCTCATCAAAAACCCTTAATCTGTCAATTTAAAAATTCCCATTGCGACAAACTTTCACTCGTACCGCACACCGTCGCGCACATGATCTAGTTACCGTTGAATgccaacaaaaacaaaaattaagaaaGTGATCACAAAACCACTTACCAAAGATTGCCATTAACTTTGTTATGATCTGTTAAACTTTCCCCCGCCTGCTGTTTGTGACTCACCTTATCTTTATTGTTGCTACCGGCCATCGATGTCGCGTTGGCTGCTGCGATGCTGTCGACGTTTGCCGTGGAAGACACTGGCGATGTCGTCGTGAATCGGTTCGTGCTGTACGATGCCAAACTGCTGCTGTGCTGCTCCTGTTTGTTCTGATTACTGACCGAACCCGGCTTTATTTGGCCACCGTTCTTTAGTTTGTTCCTGTTTCCGGTCTTGTGAACGAGTCGCCGAGGGGTACTGCTCCGAATGGGAGCCGTACTGGTCGTGGATTCTTCCGTCTTGACGCGCACGGGTTCGGTCGATCCGGAGAAACCAAACGTGCTCACCGAGGTGGTCGAAGTGGGACTGGAAGCCTTCAACGTAGCGACCCGTTCTTGAGTATCCGGGTATGTTTGGAGGTCCGCATTAGCATCGTTCGCGTCCATCATGGGGGGAGTTACCttcatttcttttgtttcctTGATCACCTCGGTGACCTCAGCTATTGGAGCGGTGATACCCGTGTCCTCTGCCGTAGTTTCGCCAGCACTTGTGCTGGAATTCTCTGTCGAACTGTCAACTATGCCCTCCTCCGACACATCCCGCTTCCGCCGCCAATTGGTTCCGAAGGTATGCGCCTGCAAATCACTCAACAGCTTCGCATACTGTGGATTGTTCAGAAATAGCTGATCGATCGACAGGAAGTCATATCCGTCGTCGTTGTTCTTCGCGGTACCCGCGGGCATCGATAGCCGGACATTTTGACCTTCGCCAGCTTCCCCCACCTTGTTCGGATGTGTCGAAATTTCGGCCACTTGCAGCAGACACAACAACACTATCACCGCCGTCAGTAACCGCATTCTGGCGATCATTGCTAGGCCTGGCGGAATTTCAAATTGCAGATTCCGCTCCCAGTCCAAACTTCAATTGCTTTCGTTTTTGTTTGCTCGCTATTTCTGTGTTATTGCAAAACCACAGGAAAAGTGGGTGAAAACGCAGAGTTTTTGGCGCTTTTAATGCAAAGGGAAAGCACTTTGGATTGGTTGAGTTGCGGTTTTGTTTTTACCTCTCGTCTCTCGGAGGGGTTGAAGTTAGGACCGGAGTGGAAGAGAGTGACCGGATGGGTTTATGTCAGATCATCTTCAGCAGCAATGTGCATCGCTCCGCGCCGAACTGCGTCTGAGAGAAAGAAAGGGAAAGCAAACGCAAAATTATTGTTTAATCTCTAATAATTGTATGGTGGAGAGCGCCGGAAACGGCCAGGTACGAAAAATGGTATTCAACTGAATATACTGCAATGTTCTACAATCTTCACGAAATACATTCCAATATCGATCACTTAATTGTTGTAAAcctaaaaattatagaaaatgcaaaagaatttttttttgtgaaccaaCATGTTTATAGTATAGTGAAACTCAATCTCCTCAAGAAACCCTCGCTAATCTTACCATCAGCTTCGGACCATTATCacgatgaaatttttatgaTCTGTGAATGAGACCACCAAAAGATTCGCGGCAGAATAATCTCACCGCGGGGAGAGTGaatgaagaacaacaaaaaaaaacaagaaagaaaTAAACCACAATTGCTCGCGCTCTAAATTCAGCACAATTTCTCCGTTAAGTTTTTGTTCCGGCAAACTGACGAAAAGTGTTGAGCGAAAAGCGAGttggaaaaataattattaagttCGCGGTTTCCACGCGGTCTACGAGCCGCACGATCGCCGCGAGGGGCTTCCTAAATAGCACTCACTCCGGTGTCTTTACAGCATTTTTGAATAGCGCATCATCGCAGCCTCATTCGTGCTGTTGCAAGAGAGATCATTAAAGTTTTAACACTCACGAGCGCTCTTCCCCCCCTCTATAGCTCCATAGGTTCCCCCAATGAGCTTTATGGTATTTTCAGCACTTTTCGTGGGAGAAATAAATTATGGAAATTTATGATATGACAGCGTCGCCTCAGTTGCCTCTCTGCTACTCACGGATCGTACCAGTGGATTGAGGAGTTAGTGGTGACCCAAATTGATGTTCGAAAATCCACCGTTCGTATTTCGACTAGAACCAGAACAACTCATACATCATCAGCGACAGTCCAACAATACTGCTCGTTAACACCTGCCCGGTGTAATTACTCCTGTGCTCATGGTTTGTTTCAAGTTCTGCTCGCAATCAAGTTCAATTGAGAAAATTGCGAAAGTGCGGCGGTTGTTTTTAGAACCGTGCATACCGCGAAAAAACAAACAGCAGAAGAGAAGAGCAAAAAGCCCGTTAACACCTGTCATAATTTGGGCTAAATCCGCACCGAAAAGGAACTGAAAACCGTTGCAATGCGATTAATCAAACGTTGCCTCGCATGAAGAGCGGGCGTCTCGCGCGGATGAAGAGTCGAAGCACCTGCGCCTTCAACTCAATTTGCGTATATGGCCTTCCGATTTCCACCGGTTGATTATCCCACCCATCTCCACGAATGTAGGTTGCTCTTAATGAAtccaaggtttttttttgtggctgTTGTTTGTTTAGGTATGGTTCAGTTTTGCGCTTTTGTTCTTCTGATTGGCTCATTTACGGAGCGTGTAAGGGTTTCGCGGAGGGAGATAATCATACTATGAATCCATTTTAGACACGTACTTATTCCGAGTTTTCGTTCAATTGATGTTAATGTAGAAATATTGTGAGAAACGA from Toxorhynchites rutilus septentrionalis strain SRP chromosome 3, ASM2978413v1, whole genome shotgun sequence encodes:
- the LOC129776339 gene encoding uncharacterized protein LOC129776339, yielding MIARMRLLTAVIVLLCLLQVAEISTHPNKVGEAGEGQNVRLSMPAGTAKNNDDGYDFLSIDQLFLNNPQYAKLLSDLQAHTFGTNWRRKRDVSEEGIVDSSTENSSTSAGETTAEDTGITAPIAEVTEVIKETKEMKVTPPMMDANDANADLQTYPDTQERVATLKASSPTSTTSVSTFGFSGSTEPVRVKTEESTTSTAPIRSSTPRRLVHKTGNRNKLKNGGQIKPGSVSNQNKQEQHSSSLASYSTNRFTTTSPVSSTANVDSIAAANATSMAGSNNKDKVGLAPTKYHYYPHNQHIYFLPECAIQQVCNAVYVRLNYTQPLCACPPRYRDPCSASLNEDDNHTIKLVGNAQRKAITLAKTCENTNELRECNPPRDWSILALQNSRTGKSHYLVICKCPPHFRLEGPLAHDQPTYAGLPGINVYGMLCVPPESYAPKPVKSPSPSSGYNKWKVRPPAPSYRDTEYRSFPNVTTVAADIE